The sequence TATTAAGCATTAAGGTAATTATTtctttataaaacaaataaaaaagcagaCTATCCCTTTAAGCACTAATAATTATTAAAAGGACATTATAATGGCCCCTTGGTCATCTGGCCTGACCCTGCAGGCTGAGCATTGTAAACATGCGGCTGCCTATGACCACATCTAGTGACGGTCAATCTGACAGCCACTAGTGTGACTTCCTGGCTTTGATCCTGCAAAGATTTCAGAACCGACATTCAAcatccccacactctgcatggagacgccaAATGCTCCCCATAGATATGCACTGAAAGAAAGCAttactatgaggagatgctgagtgGTGTAGTGCAATGTTTTGCCATGCAAGCATACTGGCCTCCCAAAGCttacctatggggaagcattagaTCACCagaaatcatcaagattgatgatctcagcaaggGAGAGAGGGGCAGCAGCATGGAGACCAGCGCACCACGGGATATAAGGTAAgtgcatttgctttttttttttttttaaagggacactatagtcacccagaccacttcagctcaatcaagtggtctaggtgccaggtcgatgtttacatttgggattaatccaacctctagtggctgtcttccggatatTTTAATAATTCCGCATATTTCGCCTCGATCACGCagggcgtccataggaaagcactgataaatgctttcctatggacactttgaatgcgcgcggggcacttgccgcgcatgcgcatttggctccgctgACATCGGATGGGGGAGCtgatgttggcgggggaggagagttcacaaacaccgagggagcctggcgctggattaaggtaagctgctgaaggtgttttaaccccttcagcgccacgggagagggaccctgaggtttggggcaccctcagggcactatagtgtcaggaaaaccgctttgttttcctgacactatagtgatcctttaaatgctCACAGGGGTGCCAGATAATCTaaatagtgaaaagaacactatgaCATTAGGAAAACATGTTTATACTGTCCTTTTAAGCAGAAAGAAAGTTGCATTTTGCTTCCCCAAACCCCGGCcttacagatgttgctgaactacaactcaatgattctcagcctatttcactcatagaatcatgggaggtgtagttcagtaacatctggagggccgtagtttggggaagcctgccttagactgtaataataaacacacatatttaacacatacattaatacattttccAGTATTCTTTGTCTTTAATATTTGTGTCAGATTCACTCTCATCATCAGAAAGACATACAACGATCTCATTTGGGCTGTCTTCTGTAGAGATACATTCAGAGTTCTCTAGTTCCAGTCTGTTTTTTCCAGTCTTTGTGGATGTTTCACTAGAGTATTGGGTGTTTCCCTTTGCAGCAGCAATTCTGCTGCGGATATCTCTATACAATGTTTTCATCTCTAGTGCTCCTAAACCGTGCTTTGCAGCTGCATGCTCCTTTAAGCTCCGTAAATGGTAAAAGCTCTTTTCACAAAAGGTGCACTGGTAAGGTTTATTCCCAGTGTGGGTTCGTTCATGTTTAAGTAGTTCAGTGGCTTCCACAAAGCCTTTTGCACAAACACTACACTTAAAAGGTCGATCACCAGAGTGAACAAAATTATGCCTTTTCAAATGGTCAAAACGTCTAAAGCCTGCACCACATATAGGGCATTTAAATGGTTTCTCACCTGTATGTATTAAGTTATGTTTATCAAGATCAGAGGGATACTTGAAGTTCTTATCACAAATATTGCACTTGTATAGCTTCCAATACACCATGTCTTTTTTAAACTGTGGGTGGATTTGCTGATGTCTATTAAGCTTATGTGGATCCTTAAAGGTCTTTGGGCACACAGTGCACTTAAAAGGTCTTTCATTGGTATGACTCCGCATATGATGCTTTAAATGAGATGGCCATTTAAAACGCTTTGAACAGTCAGTACACTTTAAACTCTTGTCTTCTCTCTTAAACTTAGAATTGTAATCTTTCTCATTTGCCTGAGCGTGACatgcagtttgttttttgcatttaattGGCAACTCACTGACACAATGAGATTTGCTTTTCTCACTCATAGTATAAGGAACCCCTCTACTGTCAATAAGCAAAACATCCAAATCATCTTGTGCACATGAtccccttttacacatattcattttattttgtccTCGCTGAGTAATTTTGTTCGTTCAGTTTCTTTTGCCTCCTAAAATAGAACACTGATtgttaaacataaacaaaacattaaaaggtATATTCAAACGCTGAACAATATATGGTTGTACAAATTCTGAGATTTCAACTGAAAGTTTACTATGTAAAAGAAACCCATTTTGCAATTTACAAATGAGAAATTGGTTTATCCCAGCCATATTTGGAAACTACAATTTGGCAATTTGTTA is a genomic window of Pelobates fuscus isolate aPelFus1 chromosome 8, aPelFus1.pri, whole genome shotgun sequence containing:
- the LOC134571653 gene encoding gastrula zinc finger protein XlCGF64.1-like — translated: MNMCKRGSCAQDDLDVLLIDSRGVPYTMSEKSKSHCVSELPIKCKKQTACHAQANEKDYNSKFKREDKSLKCTDCSKRFKWPSHLKHHMRSHTNERPFKCTVCPKTFKDPHKLNRHQQIHPQFKKDMVYWKLYKCNICDKNFKYPSDLDKHNLIHTGEKPFKCPICGAGFRRFDHLKRHNFVHSGDRPFKCSVCAKGFVEATELLKHERTHTGNKPYQCTFCEKSFYHLRSLKEHAAAKHGLGALEMKTLYRDIRSRIAAAKGNTQYSSETSTKTGKNRLELENSECISTEDSPNEIVVCLSDDESESDTNIKDKEYWKMY